From Prochlorococcus marinus XMU1419, a single genomic window includes:
- a CDS encoding ABC1 kinase family protein, with protein MSYHVLHYRLKKLKRAFLIWITLISLLINLWIDNIRFTIFQTKSNQKSKVQIKRAKWFTNQLIKLGSAFIKIGQLLSARPDLIPNTWIQELSKLQDQVPNFSFKQVEETIKKELGSKFNKIDQIVGDPVGSASLAQVHKATLKDGKKVVFKVQRPNLKELFIIDLRIMQQIAGLLQKNKNWSRGRNWVEIAKECRKVLMKELDFNCEAQYAARFRQQFLDDENIEVPEVIWDMSSEKVLCLSYLEGTKISDLEKLQSQEIDLPKIAEIGAISYLKQLVNYGFFHADPHPGNLAVSNKGKLIFYDFGMMGNISNNLQTRLGGMVKAAALRDASSLVSQLQQAGLISKDIDVGPVRRLVRLMLKEALTPPFSPNIIEKLSGDLYELVYETPFQLPVDLIFVMRALSTFEGVGRMLDPGFNLVSVTKPYLIELMTSNNQTPNDLINQFGRQVGELGSKAVGIPKRIDESLERLEQGDLQLQIRMGESDRQFKKMFTAQKTLGHSILIGSLSIASALLVTNKQNNFALLPLFFALPISIDWIKCQLSMRKGSRLEKLKR; from the coding sequence ATGAGTTATCACGTTCTTCATTATCGTTTAAAAAAATTGAAGAGGGCCTTTCTTATTTGGATAACTCTAATTTCACTTTTAATAAATTTGTGGATAGATAATATTAGATTTACAATTTTCCAAACTAAGAGCAATCAAAAAAGTAAGGTTCAAATAAAAAGAGCTAAGTGGTTTACTAATCAATTAATTAAGCTTGGTTCAGCATTTATAAAAATTGGACAATTATTATCAGCTAGACCTGATCTAATTCCTAATACCTGGATACAAGAATTATCTAAATTACAGGATCAAGTTCCTAATTTTTCATTTAAGCAAGTTGAAGAAACTATCAAAAAAGAATTAGGATCAAAGTTTAATAAAATAGATCAAATAGTAGGCGATCCGGTTGGATCAGCATCATTAGCTCAGGTTCATAAGGCGACTCTAAAAGATGGTAAGAAAGTAGTATTTAAAGTTCAAAGGCCCAATTTAAAAGAATTATTTATTATCGATTTGAGGATAATGCAGCAAATAGCAGGTTTATTACAGAAAAATAAGAATTGGAGTCGCGGGAGAAACTGGGTTGAGATCGCAAAAGAGTGTAGGAAAGTTCTCATGAAGGAGCTTGATTTTAATTGTGAAGCACAATATGCAGCAAGATTTAGACAGCAATTTCTTGATGATGAAAATATTGAAGTTCCTGAAGTGATTTGGGATATGAGCAGTGAAAAAGTGCTTTGTTTAAGTTATCTAGAAGGAACAAAAATCAGCGATTTGGAAAAATTACAATCTCAAGAAATTGATTTGCCAAAAATTGCAGAAATAGGTGCTATCAGCTATTTAAAACAATTAGTAAATTACGGTTTTTTTCATGCAGACCCTCATCCAGGGAATCTAGCAGTTTCAAATAAAGGTAAATTGATTTTTTATGATTTTGGAATGATGGGCAATATCTCAAATAATCTTCAAACAAGATTAGGGGGAATGGTTAAGGCTGCTGCATTAAGAGACGCCTCATCACTTGTTAGTCAATTACAACAAGCTGGGCTAATTTCAAAAGATATTGATGTAGGGCCAGTCAGAAGATTAGTCAGATTGATGCTTAAAGAAGCTTTAACTCCACCATTTAGTCCAAATATTATCGAAAAATTATCTGGAGACTTATACGAACTTGTTTATGAAACACCATTTCAACTGCCAGTAGATTTAATCTTTGTGATGAGAGCTTTATCAACTTTTGAAGGAGTTGGTAGAATGCTTGACCCAGGGTTTAACCTTGTATCAGTTACCAAGCCTTATTTAATAGAACTTATGACTTCAAATAATCAAACTCCTAACGATTTAATTAACCAATTTGGAAGGCAAGTAGGTGAACTAGGATCAAAAGCTGTTGGAATACCCAAAAGAATAGATGAAAGCTTAGAAAGATTAGAGCAGGGCGATCTACAATTACAAATAAGAATGGGAGAGTCTGATAGGCAATTCAAAAAAATGTTTACTGCTCAAAAAACTTTAGGCCATTCAATTCTTATAGGAAGCTTATCAATTGCATCTGCTTTACTTGTAACCAATAAACAAAATAATTTTGCATTGTTGCCACTTTTTTTTGCACTACCAATAAGTATTGATTGGATAAAATGCCAATTAAGTATGAGAAAAGGCTCACGTTTAGAAAAACTTAAGCGCTGA
- the eno gene encoding phosphopyruvate hydratase — translation MKETIDFLIDTIEARQVLDSRGNPTVEAEVFLECGASGRAIVPSGASTGAHEAHELRDGGSKYMGKGVLNAVNKIHETISPALCGLSALDQIAVDKLMIEIDGTPNKSNLGANSILAVSLATSRASANALDIPLYRYLGDPLSNLLPVPLMNVINGGAHAPNSLDFQEFMLVPHGVNNFSESLRMGTEIFHSLKSLLDQKGLSTAVGDEGGFAPNLSSSEEAGDLLIEAIQKAGFKPGEQVSLALDAASTEFYSDGIYKYEGKSLNSSEMISYLSRLVSNYPIVSIEDGLAEDDWEGWSELNRELGNKVQLVGDDLFVTNTERLRKGIMEKSANSILIKVNQIGTLTETLEAIELAKMSGLTSVISHRSGETEDTTIADLSVATRSGQIKTGSLSRSERIAKYNRLLKIEEELGNQARFAGALGLGPKNI, via the coding sequence GTGAAAGAAACTATTGATTTTCTTATTGATACTATTGAAGCAAGGCAAGTCCTTGATTCAAGAGGTAATCCAACTGTAGAGGCAGAAGTATTTTTGGAATGTGGTGCGAGTGGTAGAGCTATTGTGCCTAGTGGAGCTAGCACTGGTGCTCATGAGGCACATGAATTAAGAGATGGTGGTTCCAAATATATGGGGAAGGGTGTTTTAAATGCTGTTAACAAAATTCATGAAACAATATCCCCGGCTCTATGTGGATTGTCAGCTTTAGATCAAATTGCAGTTGATAAATTAATGATTGAAATTGATGGAACTCCTAATAAGTCTAACCTTGGAGCAAATTCAATCCTTGCAGTAAGTCTTGCAACTTCCAGAGCATCAGCAAATGCTTTAGACATTCCCCTGTATAGATATCTTGGAGATCCATTATCTAATCTTCTTCCAGTCCCATTGATGAATGTAATAAATGGTGGTGCTCATGCACCAAATAGTCTTGATTTTCAGGAATTTATGCTTGTCCCACATGGAGTTAATAATTTCAGTGAATCATTAAGAATGGGTACTGAAATTTTTCACTCATTAAAATCATTACTTGATCAAAAAGGTCTATCTACTGCTGTAGGCGATGAAGGTGGATTCGCACCTAATTTATCATCAAGCGAAGAAGCAGGGGACTTATTAATCGAAGCAATTCAAAAAGCCGGATTTAAGCCTGGTGAGCAGGTATCTCTAGCTTTAGATGCTGCTAGTACTGAATTTTATAGTGATGGTATTTATAAATATGAAGGGAAAAGTTTAAATAGTTCTGAGATGATTTCATATCTTTCAAGATTAGTTTCTAATTATCCAATAGTTTCAATAGAGGACGGTTTAGCAGAGGATGATTGGGAGGGTTGGTCAGAATTAAACAGAGAATTAGGAAATAAAGTTCAGCTTGTCGGCGATGATTTATTCGTCACTAATACAGAAAGGCTAAGGAAAGGGATTATGGAAAAATCTGCAAATTCAATCCTAATAAAGGTAAATCAAATTGGAACATTAACTGAAACTTTGGAAGCTATTGAGTTAGCTAAAATGTCCGGTCTCACAAGTGTTATTAGTCATAGAAGTGGGGAGACTGAAGATACAACTATTGCTGATTTATCTGTGGCCACAAGATCGGGTCAGATCAAGACAGGCTCTTTGAGTAGAAGTGAAAGGATTGCAAAATACAATAGGCTTTTAAAAATTGAGGAGGAATTGGGAAATCAAGCAAGATTCGCCGGAGCTTTAGGTTTGGGTCCAAAAAATATATAG